From a region of the Deltaproteobacteria bacterium CG11_big_fil_rev_8_21_14_0_20_49_13 genome:
- a CDS encoding DNA gyrase inhibitor YacG, translating to MQKTRPCPYCKKPVDWDESKWRPFCSERCKMIDLGHWAMGSYRLAGNAITGESSEAEADDNVEDEKRSV from the coding sequence ATGCAAAAAACAAGACCATGCCCATATTGCAAGAAACCGGTCGATTGGGACGAAAGTAAGTGGCGTCCTTTTTGTTCGGAGAGGTGCAAGATGATAGACCTAGGACATTGGGCGATGGGTTCGTATAGGTTGGCGGGCAATGCCATTACCGGGGAAAGTTCAGAAGCCGAGGCTGATGATAATGTTGAAGATGAGAAAAGAAGTGTCTAA
- a CDS encoding glutamate-1-semialdehyde 2,1-aminomutase, whose translation MSQKLNLKESFRLYEEAKRLCPGGMMGIRRPYNFVEGEYPIFIKTGDKGHIVDVDGNDYIDMLCSYGPIILGHKEKEIDDAVTEQIKQGFCFSLVQPVQNELEKKLIEKIPCCDMSILVKTGTDATTCAVRIARGFTRRNKILRCGYHGWADWAVEVHNGVPEHVYADTIEFHYNDLKDLEEKLEANKNETACVIVTPIGHPLAKPVEEPRPGYLEGVRKLADKYNVVLIFDEIRTGFRVSMGGAQERYKVTPDMACVGKAMANGYPISAVVGKEKFMKMAEKDVFISSTFFPNSLEMIAALKTIEILEREKVCESIWKRGTEFLNQLQKIVEGSRLPVKVSGIPPMPYITFDVDNAGLYKKRRTQFYTEAIRRGLFIQPYHHWYIAHRHTDADLQKAIDIIKESLSIVAKEVV comes from the coding sequence ATGTCACAAAAGTTGAATCTCAAAGAATCGTTCAGGCTTTATGAAGAGGCAAAGAGGCTCTGCCCCGGCGGCATGATGGGGATAAGGCGTCCATATAATTTCGTCGAAGGGGAATATCCCATATTCATTAAGACAGGTGACAAAGGGCACATTGTAGATGTCGACGGCAACGATTATATAGACATGCTCTGTTCCTATGGCCCCATCATCCTGGGCCACAAAGAAAAGGAGATAGACGACGCGGTCACGGAGCAAATTAAGCAGGGCTTTTGCTTCAGCCTTGTTCAGCCTGTGCAGAACGAACTTGAAAAAAAACTTATAGAAAAGATCCCCTGTTGCGATATGTCCATTCTTGTGAAGACTGGCACCGATGCAACAACCTGCGCGGTGCGTATCGCGCGCGGATTTACAAGGCGTAACAAGATACTTCGTTGCGGTTATCACGGCTGGGCCGACTGGGCGGTCGAGGTGCATAACGGCGTCCCCGAGCATGTCTATGCCGACACGATAGAGTTCCACTATAACGACCTTAAGGACCTTGAAGAAAAGCTTGAGGCGAACAAGAATGAAACCGCCTGCGTTATAGTCACGCCTATAGGGCACCCTCTTGCAAAGCCGGTTGAAGAGCCAAGGCCCGGCTACCTTGAAGGCGTGAGAAAGCTTGCCGACAAGTATAACGTGGTCCTGATATTCGACGAGATCCGCACCGGTTTCCGCGTGAGCATGGGCGGCGCGCAGGAACGTTATAAAGTGACCCCGGACATGGCGTGCGTAGGCAAGGCGATGGCGAACGGTTATCCAATATCGGCAGTTGTCGGCAAAGAGAAGTTCATGAAGATGGCGGAAAAAGACGTATTCATATCCTCCACGTTTTTCCCGAACAGTCTAGAGATGATAGCGGCGCTAAAGACCATCGAGATATTGGAAAGGGAAAAGGTGTGCGAATCTATCTGGAAGAGGGGAACCGAATTCCTGAACCAGCTTCAGAAGATCGTCGAAGGCTCAAGGCTTCCCGTAAAGGTCTCGGGTATCCCTCCTATGCCATATATAACCTTTGACGTCGATAACGCCGGCCTTTATAAAAAGCGCCGCACCCAGTTCTATACCGAGGCGATAAGGCGCGGTCTCTTTATTCAGCCCTATCACCACTGGTACATAGCGCATCGTCATACGGACGCCGACCTCCAAAAAGCCATTGATATTATTAAAGAATCGCTTTCAATTGTTGCAAAAGAGGTTGTCTAG